The Prochlorococcus marinus XMU1404 DNA segment CTAACCGCTCTTGCTAAAGCTATTCTTTCGATATCTCTTCCTTTTCTTATCAGATCATCAACTTCATCTCTATGACTTACATTAACTGTGCATTGCTCTATTATCGGTCCTTCATCAAGATCTTCGGTAACGTAGTGGGCTGTGGCCCCGATTAGTTTAACTCCTCTCTTCCATGCTCGATGATATGGTTGCGCGCCCTTAAATGCAGGTAAAAAAGAATGATGAATATTTATTATTGAAGAAAACTTTTCTAAAAAAGAGTCACTCAAAATTTGCATATATTTAGCTAGTACAACAAGATCAATTTCATATTCTTTTAGTAAATTTAAAAATTGATCTTCAACATTTGATCTATCAATATTAAAAGTATCAATATGGACAAATTTTGCATTAAAGTCATTTGCAATATTTTCAAGATCAAAATGATTTGAGATTATTAACGGCACTTTCATTTTGAGTTCACCATTTCTTACTCGCCAAAGCAAATCAATAAGACAATGATTTTGTTTACTAACGAAAATAGCAACATTTGGAATTTCATCAGAATAATTTACGTAAAATTTTCCATTTACTTCTAATGCAATTTTTTCAAATTCTTTGTAAATTTCATCTCTATTTAAAGATGAATTTTTACTAGTCCATTCAATTCGACTAAGAAACAAACCTGCATCTTGATCTGTATGATGATCAGAATGTTTTATGTTTCCACCGTAATTTGAAATCCAACTTGTAAGTAAACTTACAAGGCCGGGACGATCGGGACAAACAATTTTGAATATAATTGAAGGATGTTCCAAAAAATCTTTGACTATTAAGTCAAATCAGAAAGTATATCTAATATATCAATGAATAGCTTAAAAGAAAATTTTAAAAAAGCACACATAATTATTATTGGATCTGGAATTATTGGAAAATTTAATGCTTTAGAATTATCAGAATTAGGTTTTCAAATAACAATAATAGATCCAAATCAACTCCAAAATAGTAGCAATGCAGCTTTAGGATTACTAATGGGTAATATGTATCAAAAAAGAAGAGGTAGAAGTTGGGATCTCAGGAAACAAAGCATTGAATTATGGCCAAAATGGATTGGATTCCTGCAAAAATTTAATAATAATTTAAATATA contains these protein-coding regions:
- the purU gene encoding formyltetrahydrofolate deformylase, translating into MEHPSIIFKIVCPDRPGLVSLLTSWISNYGGNIKHSDHHTDQDAGLFLSRIEWTSKNSSLNRDEIYKEFEKIALEVNGKFYVNYSDEIPNVAIFVSKQNHCLIDLLWRVRNGELKMKVPLIISNHFDLENIANDFNAKFVHIDTFNIDRSNVEDQFLNLLKEYEIDLVVLAKYMQILSDSFLEKFSSIINIHHSFLPAFKGAQPYHRAWKRGVKLIGATAHYVTEDLDEGPIIEQCTVNVSHRDEVDDLIRKGRDIERIALARAVRLHLNHQVFVYNSKTAVFD